One window of Trifolium pratense cultivar HEN17-A07 linkage group LG5, ARS_RC_1.1, whole genome shotgun sequence genomic DNA carries:
- the LOC123883251 gene encoding ubiquitin-like protein pmt3/smt3 yields the protein MEPTNHITIIVKDTDGIKKRYFSISKNTKMKKLMNSYCAHYSHHFDSIAFLFNARRIWPDQTPYELDIEDGDEIDAALYEHWSACINIDVKGQDGYEASYSFRRNCPLKKLMDEYCNQYDLDVSRVGFLFDGRLVQAEQTPHELGIEDGDEMLVMLHLRRHV from the exons ATGGAGCCAACCAATCACATAACGATAATCGTCAAAGACACG GATGGGATTAAAAAAAGGTATTTTagtattagtaaaaatactaaaatgaaGAAGCTTATGAATTCTTACTGTGCTCATTACTCTCATCATTTTGACTCAATCGCTTTTCTCTTTAATGCTCGTCGCATTTGGCCAGATCAGACTCCATATGAG CTAGACATAGAAGATGGGGATGAAATAGACGCTGCCTTGTATGAACATTGGAGCGCATGCATCAATATCGATGTCAAAGGCCAG GATGGGTACGAAGCTTCCTACAGCTTCCGAAGAAACTGTCCATTGAAAAAGCTTATGGATGAATATTGCAATCAATATGATCTAGATGTTAGTAGAGTTGGTTTTTTGTTTGACGGGCGTCTCGTCCAAGCTGAGCAGACTCCACACGAG CTGGGAATTGAGGATGGTGATGAAATGCTTGTTATGCTTCATCTGAGAAGACATGTTTAG
- the LOC123883252 gene encoding uncharacterized protein LOC123883252 produces MEPTNHIWVIVKETNGIQNIHFRMRRNYQMKKMMNVYCDRSSLDFDSIVFFFKGVRIWPDQTPYELDIEDGDEIHAALYEHWRECINIDVKGQVGYEASYSFQRNRPLKKLMDEYCNQYNLDVSQVCFLFDGRLVQAEQTPHELGIEDGDEILAMLHLRRHV; encoded by the exons ATGGAGCCAACCAATCACATATGGGTCATCGTCAAAGAAACG AATGGGATTCAAAACATACATTTTAGGATGAGAAGAAattatcaaatgaaaaagaTGATGAATGTTTACTGTGATCGTTCATCTCTTGATTTCGACTCAAtcgtttttttctttaaaggtgTTCGCATTTGGCCAGATCAGACTCCATACGAG CTGGATATAGAAGATGGGGATGAAATACATGCTGCCTTGTATGAACATTGGAGAGAATGCATCAACATCGATGTCAAAGGCCAG GTTGGGTACGAAGCTTCCTACAGCTTCCAAAGAAACCGTCCATTGAAAAAGCTTATGGATGAATATTGCAATCAATATAATCTGGATGTTAGCcaagtttgttttttgtttgatgGGCGTCTCGTCCAAGCTGAGCAGACTCCACACGAG CTGGGAATTGAAGATGGCGATGAAATCCTTGCCATGCTTCATCTGAGAAGACATGTTTAG
- the LOC123886912 gene encoding uncharacterized protein LOC123886912, whose protein sequence is MKQDTHIILKVNGQDGNATFVCIDRSSQLKTLVKAYCDHHSVDLNSVTFWFDGNQLQGDHSLAEQLHMNDWDQIDAIFYDPSACVNLKVSLNFKGKIENEFFSNVRRSDQLKNLMDDYCRRYWLDIDGVAFLFNGRLLRAEQTPDELQLVNGDEIDVVFYDQLARMKLKVKRQDGNEIFFSVNKSTQLKKLMNAYCDHHSVDFNSIDFLFNEHRIQEEQYPDELQMEDGDEIDAIVYDQSRRINLKVTSQVSLFLQILPFFGLKIVHVISMFDM, encoded by the exons ATGAAACAGGACACACATATCATCCTCAAGGTCAATGGCCAG GATGGGAATGCAACTTTTGTTTGTATTGATAGAAGCAGTCAACTGAAAACGCTCGTGAAAGCTTACTGTGATCATCATTCCGTAGATCTTAACTCAGTTACTTTCTGGTTTGATGGGAATCAACTCCAGGGAGATCATTCTCTCGCTGAG CAGCTGCATATGAATGATTGGGATCAAATAGATGCCATCTTCTATGATCCGAGTGCTTGCGTCAACCTCAAAGTCAGCCTGAATTTCAAGGGCAAG ATTGAGAATGAGTTTTTCTCCAACGTTCGTAGAAGCGATCAATTGAAAAATCTTATGGATGATTACTGTCGTCGATATTGGTTGGATATTGATGGAGTTGCTTTTCTCTTTAACGGCCGTCTCCTCCGGGCTGAGCAGACTCCTGACGAG cTGCAATTGGTGAACGGCGATGAGATAGATGTTGTTTTCTATGATCAACTTGCACGCATGAAACTGAAGGTCAAGCGTCAG GATGGGAATGAAATTTTCTTTTCGGTTAACAAAAGCACTCAACTGAAAAAGCTCATGAATGCTTACTGTGATCATCATTCTGTAGATTTCAACTCAATTGATTTTCTGTTTAATGAGCATCGCATACAGGAGGAGCAGTATCCAGATGAG TTGCAAATGGAGGACGGAGATGAAATAGATGCTATCGTCTATGATCAGAGCAGACGCATCAACCTCAAGGTCACGAGCCAGGTTAGTCTTTTCCTACAAATATTACCTTTTTTTGGTCTAAAGATCGTTCATGTTATTTCCATGTTTGATATGTGA
- the LOC123883253 gene encoding chromo domain-containing protein LHP1-like isoform X1 translates to MKGEEEMMKKTTTTTTTTLGAPNDVPAVERSDGNGNSADDGVEGDKDCSFTEKENTQLKKVGNEETQVEDSEEDESDEEQQENGVDDPELEQKIPSLDDGFYEVEVIRRKRIRKGKLEYFVKWLGWDESANTWEPPENLVGVPDVIEAFEESFNSGKQRKRKRKEVVHSAPLKKRVERSATPYSLRCLKTTKNNSQAAQNNSQSAPLEEKPIIPAIPDIPAFPQTVLFADEVESDGDGSNLKRTDYADGSRSENVPQEVPLNNEEKEYDPKLSELKAATTNGNGADNLAIPFQEAMVSPENTQMNDLPNAVGTEPITENNVVGTEQVKNGPSRSANRRRKSLSVKRFMKDSSASKLDDTQIPNSAPVGTAEPAKTGVTDNVVAPSSHTMPEPVKPACDIVKIIKPVDFKAAVASPVQDVLVTFEALRSDGSEVTVDNKYLKTYHPILLIDYYEQHLRYTPKPKPA, encoded by the exons ATGAAGGGTGAAGAagagatgatgaagaagacaacaacaacaacaacaacaaccttgggAGCTCCGAATGATGTTCCTGCTGTAGAAAGAAGTGATGGAAATGGAAATAGTGCTGATGATGGTGTTGAAGGTGACAAAGATTGTTCTTTTACTGAAAAGGAGAATACCCAGTTGAAAAAAGTGGGAAATGAGGAAACCCAAGTTGAAGATTCTGAAGAAGATGAATCAGATGAAGAACAACAAGAAAATGGGGTTGATGATCCTGAACTTGAACAAAAAATTCCTTCTCTTGATGATGGGTTCTATGAAGTTGAAGTTATTCGTCGCAAGAGAATCCGAAAg GGAAAGCTGGAGTACTTTGTCAAATG GTTGGGATGGGATGAATCAGCAAACACTTGGGAGCCTCCGGAAAATTTAGTTGGCGTTCCGGATGTTATCGAGGCTTTTGAGGAGAG CTTTAATTCAGGAAAGCAGCGGAAGCGCAAACGCAAGGAAGTGGTTCATAGCGCTCCTCTAAAGAAGAGGGTGGAGCGTTCGGCCACTCCTTACAGCCTTAGATGCTTAAAAACTACTAAGAACAATTCACAGGCAGCTCAAAACAATTCACAGTCTGCCCCTCTTGAGGAAAAACCTATTATTCCTGCTATTCCTGACATTCCTGCATTTCCTCAGACCGTGCTGTTTGCCGATGAAGTAGAGAGTGACGGTGATGGAAGCAATCTCAAAAGAACTGATTATGCTGATGGTAGTAGGTCTGAAAATGTTCCACAAGAGGTTCCTCTAAATAACGAGGAAAAAGAGTATGATCCTAAGCTAAGCGAACTAAAAGCGGCAACAACCAATGGAAATGGCGCGGACAACCTCGCAATACCATTTCAAGAAGCTATGGTTTCTCCTGAAAATACTCAAATGAATGATCTGCCGAATGCGGTTGGTACAGAACCGATTACTGAAAACAATGTGGTTGGCACAGAACAAGTTAAAAATGGCCCCAGCAGGTCAGCAAACAGACGGAGAAAGTCATTATCTGTGAAGAGGTTCATGAAAGATTCAAGTGCTAGTAAGCTGGATGATACACAAATACCAAATTCTGCACCGGTTGGTACAGCTGAGCCAGCAAAAACAGGTGTTACTGATAATGTGGTGGCTCCTAGTAGTCATACAATGCCGGAACCTGTTAAACCTGCATGTGATATTGTCAAGATTATAAAGCCGGTAGACTTTAAAGCTGCGGTAGCAAGCCCCGTGCAGGATGTTTTGGTGACTTTTGAGGCTTTAAG GTCGGATGGATCAGAAGTTACGGTCGATAATAAATATCTCAAAACATATCATCCGATCCTA CTGATTGATTACTATGAGCAACATCTGCGCTACactccaaaaccaaaaccagCGTGA
- the LOC123883253 gene encoding chromo domain-containing protein LHP1-like isoform X3 translates to MKGEEEMMKKTTTTTTTTLGAPNDVPAVERSDGNGNSADDGVEGDKDCSFTEKENTQLKKVGNEETQVEDSEEDESDEEQQENGVDDPELEQKIPSLDDGFYEVEVIRRKRIRKGKLEYFVKWLGWDESANTWEPPENLVGVPDVIEAFEESFNSGKQRKRKRKEVVHSAPLKKRVERSATPYSLRCLKTTKNNSQAAQNNSQSAPLEEKPIIPAIPDIPAFPQTVLFADEVESDGDGSNLKRTDYADGSRSENVPQEVPLNNEEKEYDPKLSELKAATTNGNGADNLAIPFQEAMVSPENTQMNDLPNAVGTEPITENNVVGTEQVKNGPSRSANRRRKSLSVKRFMKDSSASKLDDTQIPNSAPVGTAEPAKTGVTDNVVAPSSHTMPEPVKPACDIVKIIKPVDFKAAVASPVQDVLVTFEALS, encoded by the exons ATGAAGGGTGAAGAagagatgatgaagaagacaacaacaacaacaacaacaaccttgggAGCTCCGAATGATGTTCCTGCTGTAGAAAGAAGTGATGGAAATGGAAATAGTGCTGATGATGGTGTTGAAGGTGACAAAGATTGTTCTTTTACTGAAAAGGAGAATACCCAGTTGAAAAAAGTGGGAAATGAGGAAACCCAAGTTGAAGATTCTGAAGAAGATGAATCAGATGAAGAACAACAAGAAAATGGGGTTGATGATCCTGAACTTGAACAAAAAATTCCTTCTCTTGATGATGGGTTCTATGAAGTTGAAGTTATTCGTCGCAAGAGAATCCGAAAg GGAAAGCTGGAGTACTTTGTCAAATG GTTGGGATGGGATGAATCAGCAAACACTTGGGAGCCTCCGGAAAATTTAGTTGGCGTTCCGGATGTTATCGAGGCTTTTGAGGAGAG CTTTAATTCAGGAAAGCAGCGGAAGCGCAAACGCAAGGAAGTGGTTCATAGCGCTCCTCTAAAGAAGAGGGTGGAGCGTTCGGCCACTCCTTACAGCCTTAGATGCTTAAAAACTACTAAGAACAATTCACAGGCAGCTCAAAACAATTCACAGTCTGCCCCTCTTGAGGAAAAACCTATTATTCCTGCTATTCCTGACATTCCTGCATTTCCTCAGACCGTGCTGTTTGCCGATGAAGTAGAGAGTGACGGTGATGGAAGCAATCTCAAAAGAACTGATTATGCTGATGGTAGTAGGTCTGAAAATGTTCCACAAGAGGTTCCTCTAAATAACGAGGAAAAAGAGTATGATCCTAAGCTAAGCGAACTAAAAGCGGCAACAACCAATGGAAATGGCGCGGACAACCTCGCAATACCATTTCAAGAAGCTATGGTTTCTCCTGAAAATACTCAAATGAATGATCTGCCGAATGCGGTTGGTACAGAACCGATTACTGAAAACAATGTGGTTGGCACAGAACAAGTTAAAAATGGCCCCAGCAGGTCAGCAAACAGACGGAGAAAGTCATTATCTGTGAAGAGGTTCATGAAAGATTCAAGTGCTAGTAAGCTGGATGATACACAAATACCAAATTCTGCACCGGTTGGTACAGCTGAGCCAGCAAAAACAGGTGTTACTGATAATGTGGTGGCTCCTAGTAGTCATACAATGCCGGAACCTGTTAAACCTGCATGTGATATTGTCAAGATTATAAAGCCGGTAGACTTTAAAGCTGCGGTAGCAAGCCCCGTGCAGGATGTTTTGGTGACTTTTGAGGCTTTAAG CTGA
- the LOC123883253 gene encoding chromo domain-containing protein LHP1-like isoform X2, translated as MKGEEEMMKKTTTTTTTTLGAPNDVPAVERSDGNGNSADDGVEGDKDCSFTEKENTQLKKVGNEETQVEDSEEDESDEEQQENGVDDPELEQKIPSLDDGFYEVEVIRRKRIRKGKLEYFVKWLGWDESANTWEPPENLVGVPDVIEAFEESFNSGKQRKRKRKEVVHSAPLKKRVERSATPYSLRCLKTTKNNSQAAQNNSQSAPLEEKPIIPAIPDIPAFPQTVLFADEVESDGDGSNLKRTDYADGSRSENVPQEVPLNNEEKEYDPKLSELKAATTNGNGADNLAIPFQEAMVSPENTQMNDLPNAVGTEPITENNVVGTEQVKNGPSRSANRRRKSLSVKRFMKDSSASKLDDTQIPNSAPVGTAEPAKTGVTDNVVAPSSHTMPEPVKPACDIVKIIKPVDFKAAVASPVQDVLVTFEALRDK; from the exons ATGAAGGGTGAAGAagagatgatgaagaagacaacaacaacaacaacaacaaccttgggAGCTCCGAATGATGTTCCTGCTGTAGAAAGAAGTGATGGAAATGGAAATAGTGCTGATGATGGTGTTGAAGGTGACAAAGATTGTTCTTTTACTGAAAAGGAGAATACCCAGTTGAAAAAAGTGGGAAATGAGGAAACCCAAGTTGAAGATTCTGAAGAAGATGAATCAGATGAAGAACAACAAGAAAATGGGGTTGATGATCCTGAACTTGAACAAAAAATTCCTTCTCTTGATGATGGGTTCTATGAAGTTGAAGTTATTCGTCGCAAGAGAATCCGAAAg GGAAAGCTGGAGTACTTTGTCAAATG GTTGGGATGGGATGAATCAGCAAACACTTGGGAGCCTCCGGAAAATTTAGTTGGCGTTCCGGATGTTATCGAGGCTTTTGAGGAGAG CTTTAATTCAGGAAAGCAGCGGAAGCGCAAACGCAAGGAAGTGGTTCATAGCGCTCCTCTAAAGAAGAGGGTGGAGCGTTCGGCCACTCCTTACAGCCTTAGATGCTTAAAAACTACTAAGAACAATTCACAGGCAGCTCAAAACAATTCACAGTCTGCCCCTCTTGAGGAAAAACCTATTATTCCTGCTATTCCTGACATTCCTGCATTTCCTCAGACCGTGCTGTTTGCCGATGAAGTAGAGAGTGACGGTGATGGAAGCAATCTCAAAAGAACTGATTATGCTGATGGTAGTAGGTCTGAAAATGTTCCACAAGAGGTTCCTCTAAATAACGAGGAAAAAGAGTATGATCCTAAGCTAAGCGAACTAAAAGCGGCAACAACCAATGGAAATGGCGCGGACAACCTCGCAATACCATTTCAAGAAGCTATGGTTTCTCCTGAAAATACTCAAATGAATGATCTGCCGAATGCGGTTGGTACAGAACCGATTACTGAAAACAATGTGGTTGGCACAGAACAAGTTAAAAATGGCCCCAGCAGGTCAGCAAACAGACGGAGAAAGTCATTATCTGTGAAGAGGTTCATGAAAGATTCAAGTGCTAGTAAGCTGGATGATACACAAATACCAAATTCTGCACCGGTTGGTACAGCTGAGCCAGCAAAAACAGGTGTTACTGATAATGTGGTGGCTCCTAGTAGTCATACAATGCCGGAACCTGTTAAACCTGCATGTGATATTGTCAAGATTATAAAGCCGGTAGACTTTAAAGCTGCGGTAGCAAGCCCCGTGCAGGATGTTTTGGTGACTTTTGAGGCTTTAAG AGATAAATAG